In Hyla sarda isolate aHylSar1 chromosome 9, aHylSar1.hap1, whole genome shotgun sequence, the following proteins share a genomic window:
- the LOC130291121 gene encoding neurofilament heavy polypeptide-like has protein sequence MTLPVPALPPLCTTHRITHLHSMGRRSIALKTPGSGERADATMSDFSKQEGGVGSPGNYGLGGESKGCVGESLGSGVGESKLAGKSPFDTEVPVSVTEGANESKKVEIPVQKQGGESNPILKEGAETLKKVDQKENRQKVSYKNETAQSDVHVKIEEDKKKDDKNAKPAGKHKETPEKLGDAKQVNMDVKAAEKRHQNVTAQEYKSTAAMKEPEKTEVTAQVQEKPIETVQEQEKPKVTAQVQEKPNVTAQIQEKPIVTVQEQEKPKLTAQVQEKPIVTIQEQERPNVTAQVQEKPIVTVQEQEKPKVTAQVQEKPIVTVQEQEKPNVTAQVQEKSIVTVQEQEKPKVTAQVQDEPIVTVQEQEKPNVTAQVQEKSIVTVQEQEKPKVTAKVQEKSIVTVQEQEKPKVTAQVQEKPIVTVQEQEKPKVTAHVQEKPIVTVQEQEKPKVTAQVQEKPIVTVQEQERPNVTAQVQEKPLVTIQEKPTVTAEQETTKVTIQEQEKPKVMAPEKLKVTSQEQEKPNVTAHIQEKPNMTSLELEKPKVTSQEPKKPRVTFKEQDKSIVTTQEQERPTITSPAQVQENLNVATLELEKTKVTSQEPKKPRVTFQEQDKSIVSTQEQEMPTLTSPAQVQEKPNATSLELEKPKVTSQEQEQTKHTAQEVEKPITSVQEQEKPPVTALEQEKQETTQGPKPPKFKTPKQEPQRDTVQDLSHLLPPLPKEPETAEGWFELCEKEWRLKERAIVLPENAKWEEIYKKKPFGRNLLKSPNPEGLSTSQPPPQEEFDPPPEKKPLETLGDFSGWQITVEEIPVDRSHVPPGVVVCYLPEYSWCVKEQLLDLSSEGLWPELLDSYQPDIYVLDWYEDSKLHKCIYELHVKLLAEDKTTILAQLDLTPENDMSGEPKGWNMVSHIFKSYGPGLRYVHFLHKSKDLSVLGFHRTRVADSTLFAQLRG, from the exons ATGACACTGCCTGTGCCGGCACTCCCTCCTCTCTGTACTACTCATCGTATCACACACCTACACTCCATGGGAAGGAGGAGCATCGCCTTAAAAACACCTGGAAGTGGAGAGAGAGCAGACGCAACGATGAGTGACTTCTCAAAGCAAGAGGGGGGAGTCGGAAGCCCAGGTAACTATGGCCTCGGAGGAGAATCCAAGGGATGCGTGGGAGAGTCCCTTGGCTCTGGAGTAGGAGAATCAAAGTTGGCCGGGAAGAGTCCATTTGACACAGAAGTTCCTGTAAGTGTTACCGAAGGAGCAAATGAGAGCAAAAAAGTGGAAATCCCAGTACAGAAACAGGGGGGAGAGAGTAACCCGATCTTGAAAGAAGGTGCAGAGACACTGAAGAAAGTGGACCAGAAAGAGAACAGGCAAAAAGTATCATATAAAAATGAGACAGCTCAGAGTGATGTCCATGTAAAGATAGAGGAGGACAAAAAGAAAGATGACAAAAATGCAAAACCTGCCGGGAAACACAAAGAGACACCTGAGAAGCTGGGAGACGCTAAACAAGTGAACATGGATGTGAAGGCAGCTGagaaaaggcaccaaaatgtgaCTGCTCAGGAATACAAGTCAACAGCTGCAATGAAGGAACCGGAGAAGACTGAAGTGACAGCTCAGGTACAGGAGAAGCCAatagagactgtccaggaacagGAGAAGCCTAAAGTGACAGCCCAGGTACAGGAGAAGCCTAATGTGACAGCCCAGATACAAGAGAAGCCCATAGTGACTGTTCAGGAACAGGAGAAGCCTAAATTGACAGCGCAGGTACAAGAGAAGCCCATAGTGACTATTCAGGAACAGGAAAGGCCTAATGTGACAGCCCAGGTACAAGAGAAGCCTATAGTGACTGTTCAGGAACAGGAGAAGCCTAAAGTGACAGCACAGGTACAAGAGAAGCCCATAGTGACCGTTCAGGAACAGGAGAAGCCTAATGTGACTGCTCAGGTACAAGAGAAGTCCATAGTGACTGTTCAGGAACAGGAGAAGCCTAAAGTGACAGCCCAGGTACAAGATGAGCCCATAGTGACTGTTCAGGAACAGGAGAAGCCTAATGTGACTGCTCAGGTACAAGAAAAGTCCATAGTGACTGTTCAGGAACAGGAGAAGCCTAAAGTGACAGCAAAGGTACAAGAGAAGTCCATAGTGACTGTTCAGGAACAGGAGAAGCCTAAAGTGACAGCACAGGTACAAGAGAAGCCCATAGTGACTGTTCAGGAACAGGAGAAGCCTAAAGTGACAGCCCATGTACAAGAGAAGCCCATAGTGACTGTTCAGGAACAGGAGAAGCCTAAAGTGACAGCACAGGTACAAGAGAAGCCCATAGTGACTGTCCAGGAACAGGAAAGGCCTAATGTGACAGCCCAGGTACAAGAGAAGCCCCTAGTGACTATTCAGGAGAAGCCTACAGTGACAGCAGAACAAGAGACGACCAAAGTTACCATTCAGGAACAGGAAAAGCCTAAAGTCATGGCTCCAGAGAAACTCAAAGTGACATCTCAGGAGCAAGAAAAGCCAAATGTAACAGCTCATATACAAGAGAAGCCTAACATGACATCCCTGGAACTGGAAAAGCCCAAGGTGACATCTCAGGAACCAAAGAAGCCCAGGGTGACATTTAAGGAACAGGATAAATCTATAGTGACAACTCAGGAACAGGAGAGGCCTACAATTACATCTCCAGCACAGGTACAAGAAAATCTTAATGTGGCAACTCTGGAATTGGAAAAGACCAAAGTGACATCTCAGGAACCAAAGAAGCCCAGGGTGACATTTCAGGAACAGGATAAGTCTATAGTGTCAACTCAGGAACAGGAGATGCCTACACTTACATCTCCAGCTCAGGTACAAGAAAAGCCTAATGCGACATCCCTGGAATTGGAAAAGCCCAAAGTAACATCTCAGGAACAAGAGCAAACCAAACACACCGCTCAAGAAGTAGAGAAACCCATAACATCAGTCCAGGAACAAGAGAAGCCTCCAGTGACAGCACTCGAACAGGAAAAGCAGGAGACAACTCAGGGACCAAAACCACCCAAATTTAAAACTCCAAAACAGGAGCCACAGAGAGACACAGTGCAAGACTTGTCACATCTGCTTCCACCATTACCGAAGGAACCAGAGACGGCTGAGGGCTGGTTTGAACTATGTGAGAAGGAATGGCGTCTCAAGGAGAGGGCAATTGTCCTGCCAGAAAATGCCAAATGGGAAGAAATCTACAAAAAGAAACCCTTTGGAAGGAACCTCCTGAAAAGCCCAAATCCTGAAG GTTTATCCACCTCGCAGCCTCCTCCGCAGGAAGAATTCGACCCACCCCCTGAGAAGAAGCCCCTGGAGACATTAG GTGACTTCAGCGGGTGGCAAATAACCGTGGAAGAAATCCCTGTGGACAGAAGCCATGTTCCTCCAGGTGTGGTGGTCTGTTATCTGCCCGAGTACAG TTGGTGTGTGAAGGAGCAGCTGTTGGATCTGAGCTCTGAAGGTCTTTGGCCCGAGTTGCTGGATTCCTATCAGCCGGATATCTATGTCCTGGACTG GTATGAAGACAGCAAACTCCACAAATGTATCTACGAGCTTCATGTCAAGCTGCTGGCGGAGGATAAGACAACCATTTTAGCTCAACTAGACCTGACCCCAGAAAATGACATGAGTGGGGAACCGAAAGGATGGAACATG